Genomic DNA from Peribacillus simplex:
TGTTTGAAGTAAACCCTGATCATTCGCCCCTGTAATGAGACCATAAAAGTATTCGTGCTTTTATGTATCTGTACTTATTTCTTCCCATTCTTGATCCATATAATTTACTAGCCAATTAAGAGTGTAGTGTCTTTCATATACAACGCCTTCATTTAGAGATGATGGAACTTCCAAATGATTTATTTGGGCTTCCCTTACCGCCCAATGTGCTCTATAAATAAAATCATGGCTATCCAATATATCACTGGTTGGTTTTATAGAGGATTTATCAAACAACTCTTGTTTAGAATGAAGAAAAACCGTCTCAAAAACATATTCAGCATTACATGTATCGGCTGGAGCCTCTATATCGGATATTAGATTTACAGACCAAAGCAGGAGCCAAATACATTCCAACTTCCAAGAGTACTGGATCAGCTCGTTCTGGTTCAGATGTTTTTTCATTAAAAACTTTTTTTCTTCTTCTGTGAATAATTCATTAGCATTATATCTTTCAATAAACTCCTCAATTTTTTCTGGCGGAGCCTCCAAAGCTTTCGCTGAGACTATCGCTAATGAAATAATTCTGTTAATGATCTCTTCTTTTGTTCTAAGCGAAACTTCTTCTTCATTTTCCGTTAAGGGCAAATGTTTATTTATTGGTACCTTTAGGGTCTTTAATATTTTTTCGGATCTTTTTTTTCTATGTTTCGAACTTCTCATTCCGCACCTCACTATTAGGTAAATCCCGTTAACTTTAAAACTGCGATTAGAAAAACTTTCCATACACCATCTTTTAATATACCATTAATCTCAACTTTCCTGAGACTTTAGTTGCATAAAAAAAGGCTGCCTTATGACAGCCCATTTGTAAAGCTAACGCACCCGCTAGTTCAAGAAGGAATAATCGTCTAGACCTCCCCTTTAGGATATCCACTTTTATTCCCCCATTAAATAAAAATAGTGCCAACTTCCCTAAAGAAATCAGCACTTCGTTTATGCACTATCCGTTATCGTGCAGCTTTAGGCGGTTGGCACACGTCACATTTACGTTGTTTATTATTTTTAAACTTCGTAAACGTTTTTTCAAAATTGCTACCACATGTACATTTAAATAGTAACTTTTGAGAAAAACCGTGATATTCCGTCGTTAGCAACTTACTTTCCGAATTGTTCTCAACAAATTCTTTAATTTTGCCAATCGTCCATTGTTTATTCAATCTCTTACACCTCCATATTTTATCGCTATGCGGAGGCTTTACTTGGCATCCGTCCAAAAACAGTAATAATCGTAAGTTATTCATTATAGCATGCGCTTGCACTCAATAATACAGATTGATGTATCTTCTTAAACTAACCTGCCCCATTTGTTGCAAAAAGAAAAAGCTTCACCAACTCACCTTATTGCCTTATTTCCTCCATTGCTTTTGTTCATTTAATTTTTCTAAAACTGATTTCAATTCAGCTAAGCTGTTAATGATGATATCTGCTTGCGCAAGCTCATTTTCTTGAGCAAAATCAAAATTACACCCTATGGCTACTAAACTATTATCTTTTGCTGCTTTAATATCCGATAAGCGATCACCTATTACAGCACCTTTTTCAACATTATATTTGTTCACTATTGTATGTACTAAATCTGACTTATTTTGAGATTGTATTTGTTGTATACTAAATGTTTCCGTAACCCAATTATCTAATTGATAATACTTTACGATTGCATTTAAATATTCTATTTGCCCATTGCTTGCTATGTATATTGCACAATCATTATCTTTTAACTGGCCGAAAACTTCCTTTACATACGGATATAAAGCACCATTACCTACATTAATATTAGTAATCAATTTCTCGTGGAATAATTCATTTGCTTGTTTTCTGATTTCGCTCGAATGTTCAGGTAATAAGGTTTCCCATACAACTGGTAAAGGTACTCCCATAATTTTTCGATATTTTTCTATAGGCGTTTTTTGCTCCCACAAACTCAAATTTCTCAAATGATCAAATGTTTCTTGAAGGGATATTTCTAAAATTTTATCTGTTTGAAATAATGTACCATCCATATCAAAAATCAATGATTGTGACATTTTCTTCCCCCTTTGCAAAAATGAAATTTAAGCAAGAACATATTAAAATTTAACTTGCAACATTCTGTTTTCCACACAATAACCTGCTCTGTTGAATGAGCTGCCAAGGCAACTCATTATTGAAAAAGTAACCTTTAGCTTTAATAATTTTCTCTAAATAAACGGTTTCCAATTAGGGTCTTTTATATCTTTCTTATTTGGCTTCCTTACAAAAGCAATACATCCTTCTTCACATGCCCCAAACTTAACAAAGTTTTTTTGTGCTTGCCATAATGAAACTTCATTTGCCCCGCCTTCATAATCAGGGTCTCGAAATTGAACACCGTCATCTTCCCAAAAGCATATTTTGCAAATTGTATATGTATCGGTCGGTTCTTCATCTAATGTTTTATATCCACAGCAAGGACAAGTATATTTCATACAATCACCTCGAAGTTGTTTGTTATTCTTTTTTATGGTTAAACATCATTCTTCAACTAAACTGCCCCTTTAGTTCCCTAAAAAAAGGTTGCCGCAGCAACCCTTTGTTAAACTATCGACCTTTCAGTTGAAAAATGGTTAATGTTTAATAATTCTTCCATTTCAAGTAGTATAGTAAGACATTTTTTTAAAAGTCCTTTGACTTACCTTTCTTTTGTTTGGATAGGGCAGATAGAATGGATTGTTCGCCTTGATTCCCCAAAAATTTCTTGGTCAAACTTAACTTAAGAACCATTTTGTAAACGATCGTGGCTGAAACGATACTGATGATGGCTCCGACAAGAACATCTGCTGGATAATGGACACCTACCCAAATTCGCGAAATACCTACAGTGACAGCCAAAATTACCCATAAAATCCCCCACCCCCTTTTGAACAACCAGAAGGTTATACAAAAGGAAAAGAATATGATCGTATGGTCGCTTGGAAAGGAATTATTGACTGCTTTTTCAACTAACCTATTAACGTTGGGCAACTCAGCAAATGGTTGATTATTCGAGTGGAATTGCCCCGCTATTTTTGCCAATAGTTCCGAGATAGCTAATGTAATAAATGCACAGATTACCATGATTCTATTTTTATTTCTTCGAGAAAACAAAAACAGCAGGATTGCCAATACTAAGAAAAAAATCATGTATTCCGCGATGAATACAAATAAAGGATTTAAATCCGTGTATTGTTTACCTAGATTATTAATCATTCTAAACAATTTACTATTCATTTCGGACAAAGCCATTGAAAAATTCCTCCTGATTGTATGATCACTTTATCTTTATTAAGTTCCATTATGTAATTAAGATGAACTTCAATTAAACCTATATTTTACATCTTTCAGACAGAAAGTCCATCATCAACTTATTTTTCGAGTGGGAGTTTTAATCCTCCATTTATATTTAACTATCTCACTAACACCTTAAAACCTTATTTTGATAGCAATATTTCTTTAGGAATATGGGCTCATGTCGAGTGGAGCGAACAGAAGGGTATCTGTATTTGAAAATGAAGCAGACGGATTGGCAAGGAAAATGGATTGTTATTAATTTGTGCCTATGATGCAGCAAGAGTCCCTGACCCGCTCAATACTGCTTTAATGAAATGTCATGAATTTATAATGACGGAAGTTGACAACTTTCCTTCTGATATTTCAGGAGCTATATAGCTCCTTTTTGTTTTGTTAAAAAAGCTGCCAATTGGCAACCTATTAAACAGCTAACGCACTTATTAGTTGAAGAAGCAAATTTCATTTTTCAAATCTAACTAATGTTTTTTCGGGTATTTCAATCTGCTGAATATCAAAATTATTCATTTGGAGGGATATCCCCCCCTCACGCTTTTCAGTTTCTTCTCCTACCCAACAACTGTATAGTTCAAAAAAATCTCCTTTTCCAAGGTAACTGTCCATAATTTCACATAGTTCTATTAGCTTTTTTTTCGATTCGGCACAGATATCCGGAGTCGTATATTCAGAAATCACAATGCCCCAGTGGCTTGATACTTCATAAGCATAAGATGTAGTAAACTGATATTTCTTTACATTGAACAGGTCATTTTCCCCCGCAAAACAACTGCCAATATAAAAAAAATCCTCTTTATATTCTTCATCATTACTCGGTATTTCTATATTACAGCCAATGTAGGAGGCCAAACTCATTTCGACTCACTCCTTGTTATTCCTTCTTCAACCATTCTGCCCCGTTAGTTTTTATTTTCTTTTGGAACGCATACCTTTGAGTTTTGTAATGTCGACTTGATTCAGCAATTGGTTATACATTTCACTCTTAGCATCATATATGGCGATTTTACCATGATTATTATAATGAATTCCCCAACCATAATTTTTTACTAACGGAGAAGTTCTGAAGCAAGCCTTGGATTTTGAAAAGAACTGTTCTCGAAGTTCAGCTGCATTTTCCTCTTCTATTTGATTCCTGATTAAGTATGTTTTGAATTGCACGTCGTCTTGTGTAAATTTATATGGGTTATTATTAATTAAATCATGCTCAATATAAGCAATTGTGGGTTTATCATTTTTGATGACAGGTACCTTTGCTGAAGTAACTTTTGAATCCTCTGAAATGGTAATAAGTGTGTTCTTATAACTCATATGACAGCCTCCTTATTCAGCAGCGTGATCATTTACGCACCATATTATACCATTATTTTCTTCAGGTATCCCGATCCGTGAGTTACAAAAGAAAAAGGCTGCCGAAGCAACCCCCTAATTGAAATAAAGCAACCAGATAAGTTTGATTTGTTTTACTGAAAAGAAACCAGTTCTTTTGAAACCTCATACCCTTTCAAGAGGTGTATGAGGCAAAGGAGGTAATTGAATTCTAACCACGTCCCCGGGGTGAACCTCCCCACTTTCCAAAACTATGCTCATTATTCCTGATTTACGTATCAAGTTCCCATCCTTATCCCGGTCTAAAACAGCGTTCATCAGTCCTGATTTAAATTGATCGATTTGGGCACATGGATTTCGTAAGCCTGTTACTTTAATAACCGCTGTTTCCCCAATATACAGTAACGAATCCCTCGGTAATCCAAGCAGATCGATACCTTTTGTGGTGATATTTTCACCCATTTGTCCAGCTGTAACATGAAACCTATCTTTCAATTCATCCAATAATTCTGAGTGGATTAGGTGAACTTGCCGCAAGTTAGGTTGATTTGGGTTTTCCGCCACACGTGAACGATGCTTAACGGTTTTACCTAAATGGGCATCTCCTTCAACGCCCAAACCTTTCAACAGTTTTATACTAGTGCAATTTTCCTTACTGAATGTGTGTTTATCACTTTTACTTACAGCTATTACTACTCCACTGGCCGAGCCGATTTTTTCGTCATTCATTTTCATTCATCTCCCCCTATTACTTATATTTGATATATTTGTTCATATATCCTGCCCAGTTAATCCCATAAGAAAAAGGCGGCCTTAAAGTTTAAGGACATTCCTCACAAACTCTTTTCCAACTTAGTAACGATTACGAAGCATTCATTAGAAATATAAATAAAATTGCCTAATAGAAGGACGGATACGATAAAGGCAGGTAATTTAGTAAATTTGTACAAGCATGTTTTTTAAAATCTCATATATATAGTAGAAAAAGGAGTGATATATATGAAATCTTGTCAAAATATATTATGCCGTCATAACCCATTCTGTGTTCATGATCGATTCAGCGGTGATAAATCATCCCGCTGTCATAAATCATCTTGCTGTGATAAATCATCTTGCTGTGATAAATCATCTTGCTGTGATAAATCTTCCTGCTGTCATAAAGGAAAGGATAAGAGTCATAAAACAACATTTGCGCCAATCGGACAAGCGTGTCAGACTCGACGAGAAATAAGTGAGTTTTTAAGGACTTCTATCATAGGTTCAGTCATTGGATTTACTACAACCGCTGAACCATTTACGCCTATATTTGTAGAGTTACGAAGTTTTGATCCTGTTACGGGACTAGTGACAGTTAATGACAGGGCAATGGGTAATTTCACTATTAGCCTTTCATCTATTTGTTCCGTTAAAACGGTTTGTTCCGTTACAACGCAACGGATGTTTAATGTTTAAAAAGACTTAATAGAGAATTAGTAAAAAAATAAGGCTGTTTTCGCATACTTTGTTGCGATTTACCAAGTAAAGCGGTGTGGTTGATTTCCCCTCCAGATGCTCGCTTTCCGCGGGGCGGGCGGTGAGCCTCCTCGGCGTGAACGCCTGTGGGGTCTCACCTGTCCCGCTGCTCCCGCAGGAGTCTCGCACTTGCGCTCCAATCAACCTTAAATCGTTTCGTTTTAAAAACAACAATCTTTACGAAAAGAGCCAAAAATAAAAAACTCCCTAAGGGAGATGGGGGTCAGGAAGTTCTAAATTTCTACACATCTTGAGATCCTTTCATTCTCTCCTCCATTCCATGTGGGGTAAAAAAGACAATTAATTTAATTAATTGTCTTTTTGCTGTTGGTACTGTCATAAATGCATCGCCCCCTTCTATATCGTGTGTTGAAGGCTTTGGCACTAAATTTCTTGTGTAATCGGGGTTAATAGTAGTACGCCACTTTTCCTTCAGACCATCAATATTGTATTAATGGCAGTGTCTATCTTTAGATAATATTGTCTAGAAAGAGCGTGCTTGCGTTTACCCATTAATCACACCGAAATTTCTTTTGATATGTGTTTTGAAGCGTTGGGAACTTTTCTGGTCTCATAATTAATCATATCCGAAGAATAAACCGCGATGCTCACAATTCCTCCATATGTTGCAGCTCGGATTAGGATAGGTTGGTTGTACTTGTTTTTAAAGCTAAAATCAGGACCATCCCAGCTTACTGTAGCATCCCGACCGGATGGAACATAAGGAACGTTCCTAGAATGGGAATAGCGTTGAACAGTTTGCAATCCTGCATTGTCGATAGCGTTAAACAGGGTGGATGACACCTGACAGATCCCTCCACCGATTCCTTCAGAAAACTCTCCTTCGACTATGACCCGAGCGGGCATATATCCTTTGTCTCCCGTCCTCCTGCCAACGGCTTGGTTAAAAGAAAACGTCTCTCCTGGAAATACGACATAATTATTAATGGCTTTTGTAGCAAGCAAGATATTATTAGAACGATTTTTATTTTTCTCATTAAAATAGGTTCTATATTCACCTATTTTTTTCACACGAATCTGAGCAAGCAATTCGATGTCAACTTTTGGATAAACGGCAAGCAAAGGCACTTCCACTTTGTATGCTTTACTACTATACAAATAGGAATAAAATTGCTCATTAAACGCCTGATGGTAAAGCTTATAACCTAACCGCCCAGGTAGAATATTACCATATTTATCGATGGTGGCATTTACAGGTTTTTGGTACACTTGGCGGTCTAATTTTTCGATAAACCGATTGTATTTATCCAAGTCCATCATAGGAACATTTAGTGAGGGCATAGTAACATCAGCACGGTTGACAGTGGCAATGGTTTGCCCATGTTGAGTTACCGATAAGCTTTCAGGGATATTCACTTGTTGAACGAATAGTAAAATTCCGGCAATCCATGTTAATCTCATTTGAATGCTCCCCCACACTAATATAGTTAGGATTCATCATTTCATGTTTCCCTTACTTCACAAATCTTATTTTAAATCTTCACGGAGCGAATCTTGATCAATAAACCAACGATCAGTCAAACTTTCCCTTCGGATCATAAAATGCATAACCTTTTTTTCTTTGCCTTCTCTCTTCTTATAAAAAGCTACTTGAACGGGTACATCCACGAGAAATAGCCCATTTAGTTGTTCCGGCGGTTGTCTTAAAGGGTCAACAACTCCAAAATATGTAATATCGTTAACAAGCTTATTGACACGATCGGGATGTTCCGGATTTGATAAGGTCATCGCTAATAATTTCTGATTTCCTTGATTAACGGCAATGGTAAAAATGCGTATAAGTTCATAGGGACTCACCGTTTGTAAATAATCATCAAGCTTGCCAGCCGCTTTCAATACCATTAATTTATGAGAAAGATCCTCGTTTTTCAAACGATGCGTAATGCTTCCAGAGAAATGAACACAGAAATGACCTGCAAAACCATTTTGAAGAGCACCGGCACCATGTGGCATTCCGTGCATGGATGCAGCAACCATTTGATTATTGATCAATACAATAATGGCCCTTCTATTCCAGCTCCATTTATTATTATAAATTTTCTTCATGATTTGAGTATCTTCTTTGGTTAGCGGCTGTACATCGGCATGATGGCTGCCTGCTCTTCGCTGTACCTTAAATGATAAGCCCGTTTCAATATCAATAATCGTGAAAATAGTTTTATTAGGGATAATGTTGTTCACAATCTCCCAAGGTAACATCTCAATTTTAAAGCTTATTGGTCCTTCTTCATCTTCCCATTCCGCTGCATGGACCGGGTGATCGGCCATTAAGGCAAGTATAAAAATAGCGATAATCACTTGATAAAGTTTATTGTTTTTCATTTGGTTTCTCCCGCATTTTTTACTTATTATTTCAGAACTTTATCAGTTGAATACCTTCGAATATTTGGAAATTAAACTCTTCCTTGTTCATTTATTTTCTAAACACAAGGTTTTGGGGAATCAGCTATAAAAGCTTAAAATGGCTCAGTCATATTAGTGGTGAGGGTCCAATCCGTTTATAAAAAAAAATAAAACCCCTTGGCGGCCAAGGGGTTTTCTCCGTTTATGCATTGAACAAAGTTTCATTTTCATGTTCCTTTTAATGAAAGGCTCTTTTCGTAAAGATTGTTGTTTTTAAAACGAAACGATTTAAGGTTGATTGGAGCGCAAGTGCGAGACTCCTGCGGGAGCAGCGGGACAGGTGAGACCCCACAGGCGTTTACGCCGAGAAGGCTCACCGCCCGTCCCGCGGAAAGCGAGCATCTGGAGGGGAAATCAACCACACCGCGACTACTTGGTAAATTGCAACAAAGTATGCGAAAACAGCCTAATGAAATAACGCACCTTTAATTGAACACGAGTGCAGTGTATGTAGTAAATTGAGTTCACATTATATGTATTCGATGTCGAAATGAGGGGATATTAATTCCATGCTTTGTAAATCCCATTCAAAGGTAAGTATCGCTGATTGTTTTGATTTATGTGTTAGGAGGGGTACACCATTTTTTATAATCATGCTTTCTGCATCCCAAAAACGGACAGTTTCGTCTTCGCCAGTACGATTACAGACAATTACAGGCAGTCCTGTTTCCAATGACCTTTGTTCCCATTCTCCCTCTGGACCATGTAATCCGGGACCCCAGGAAGACGGTGCAATTAATATTTTTGCCCCTTTTTCAAATAAGCTGTTAGCAATATCTTTGGTATATGCGTCAGCACATATCATAATACCGACCTCAACATTGTCTGTTTTTATTGGCTCTATCACATCCCCCGAAGCTGACCAATCATCAATAACACTGATTTTCCTCTGTTTACCTAATAAATGACCTTTTTTATCCATGACAAACACAGAATTATACAACTCTCCGTTACTGCCTTTTTCAGGGCAGCCCAAAAATACAGTGCCATTCAAATTCTTTAGTTTACGGCTCAAAT
This window encodes:
- a CDS encoding DUF4272 domain-containing protein, which encodes MRSSKHRKKRSEKILKTLKVPINKHLPLTENEEEVSLRTKEEIINRIISLAIVSAKALEAPPEKIEEFIERYNANELFTEEEKKFLMKKHLNQNELIQYSWKLECIWLLLWSVNLISDIEAPADTCNAEYVFETVFLHSKQELFDKSSIKPTSDILDSHDFIYRAHWAVREAQINHLEVPSSLNEGVVYERHYTLNWLVNYMDQEWEEISTDT
- a CDS encoding HAD hydrolase-like protein, producing the protein MSQSLIFDMDGTLFQTDKILEISLQETFDHLRNLSLWEQKTPIEKYRKIMGVPLPVVWETLLPEHSSEIRKQANELFHEKLITNINVGNGALYPYVKEVFGQLKDNDCAIYIASNGQIEYLNAIVKYYQLDNWVTETFSIQQIQSQNKSDLVHTIVNKYNVEKGAVIGDRLSDIKAAKDNSLVAIGCNFDFAQENELAQADIIINSLAELKSVLEKLNEQKQWRK
- a CDS encoding CPCC family cysteine-rich protein: MKYTCPCCGYKTLDEEPTDTYTICKICFWEDDGVQFRDPDYEGGANEVSLWQAQKNFVKFGACEEGCIAFVRKPNKKDIKDPNWKPFI
- a CDS encoding undecaprenyl-diphosphatase, yielding MALSEMNSKLFRMINNLGKQYTDLNPLFVFIAEYMIFFLVLAILLFLFSRRNKNRIMVICAFITLAISELLAKIAGQFHSNNQPFAELPNVNRLVEKAVNNSFPSDHTIIFFSFCITFWLFKRGWGILWVILAVTVGISRIWVGVHYPADVLVGAIISIVSATIVYKMVLKLSLTKKFLGNQGEQSILSALSKQKKGKSKDF
- a CDS encoding DUF6157 family protein, translated to MSYKNTLITISEDSKVTSAKVPVIKNDKPTIAYIEHDLINNNPYKFTQDDVQFKTYLIRNQIEEENAAELREQFFSKSKACFRTSPLVKNYGWGIHYNNHGKIAIYDAKSEMYNQLLNQVDITKLKGMRSKRK
- a CDS encoding MOSC domain-containing protein codes for the protein MNDEKIGSASGVVIAVSKSDKHTFSKENCTSIKLLKGLGVEGDAHLGKTVKHRSRVAENPNQPNLRQVHLIHSELLDELKDRFHVTAGQMGENITTKGIDLLGLPRDSLLYIGETAVIKVTGLRNPCAQIDQFKSGLMNAVLDRDKDGNLIRKSGIMSIVLESGEVHPGDVVRIQLPPLPHTPLERV
- a CDS encoding VanW family protein — its product is MRLTWIAGILLFVQQVNIPESLSVTQHGQTIATVNRADVTMPSLNVPMMDLDKYNRFIEKLDRQVYQKPVNATIDKYGNILPGRLGYKLYHQAFNEQFYSYLYSSKAYKVEVPLLAVYPKVDIELLAQIRVKKIGEYRTYFNEKNKNRSNNILLATKAINNYVVFPGETFSFNQAVGRRTGDKGYMPARVIVEGEFSEGIGGGICQVSSTLFNAIDNAGLQTVQRYSHSRNVPYVPSGRDATVSWDGPDFSFKNKYNQPILIRAATYGGIVSIAVYSSDMINYETRKVPNASKHISKEISV
- a CDS encoding carbon-nitrogen hydrolase family protein; translated protein: MGKIKIALLHLLPIAGDVEYNQKLMEQAIHIASNNNAEWIITPELCVSGLQFNHKIGTGWINRQPDAWMSNLSRKLKNLNGTVFLGCPEKGSNGELYNSVFVMDKKGHLLGKQRKISVIDDWSASGDVIEPIKTDNVEVGIMICADAYTKDIANSLFEKGAKILIAPSSWGPGLHGPEGEWEQRSLETGLPVIVCNRTGEDETVRFWDAESMIIKNGVPLLTHKSKQSAILTFEWDLQSMELISPHFDIEYI